The window CATTGCCCAAAAGGTTAAATAAAATTTGCTTTAACCTGAAAGCATCACCTTTAACCGATTCGAGGTGATCAAGGCCTAAATCTACAATTAACTGCAGCGATTTCTGTTCGGCCAGCGGACGCATTACCGAAATCACTTCGTCTAAAACATTTTTAATATCGAATACCTGATGATTAAAACGGAACTCGCCAGAAATGATCCTGTTGTAATCCAATACTTCATTTACAATCTGCAACAAATGGATAGATGACTGATAAATGGCATCGATATCTTTTTTCTGGGGTACATCCTGCTGGGTAATTAATTCGGCATAACCCAGTATCGATTGCAGCGGCGTTCTGATCTCGTGACTCATGTTGGAAAGAAAACGCTGTTTGGCTTTACCATGGTACTCGGCCTCATCCTTGGCCTGCTCCAATGCCTTCCTGTATTTATTGCTTCGGGTAATATCGGCAAGAATTAAATAGAGCAGAATAACGGTAAGCAGAAAAAATGCGAGGATGATGATCGTAATTTGTGTAATCCCGTCGTTTACCACTTCCTTGGCCTGAATACCGTTTAAATCAACCTGCGCTACAGCTTGTCCTTCAACCTCGCGCAAAATTTGTAGCATTTGTGCCGTTAATGCATTACTGGCATTGGATAGATCAGCTTCCCGTTTTAAAAATTTCTGGCTTTTCTGGCGTTGCTCCTGTTCGATATTTTTTAACGAACCGGTCATACTTTTCATAATGCTATCTTCGGCCTTCGCATTTAAAGTATCGCGTTTAACTTTAAACTCTTCATTAATAATCTTGTAGGCTTCTGATTTTTTCTTTCCAAAGATCTTGGCAAAAATACTACGCGATTTTTTCTCTTCCTCCGGAGCAACGGTAGTGGTAGATGTAGTTGTTTCGGTGGTTAATATGGCGCTGTCTGTTTGCCTTGCACGTGTGGCCACCAGTTCATTCAATTTCTGAACTTCATCAGAGAACGATTTGGTATTTACCAAAGTTTCTCTCACTTTCAGGTAGTTTACAAATTGTTTATCGCGATCAGAGAGCAGGTTCTTGATAGATTTTATACGCACCAGCTGTGCCGAATCGCCCCGATATAAGCTCCTGAGCGTATCTAAACTAGAACGTAATTTGCGTGATTCTTTCAGAAAACTGTAATTGCCCTGCTTATTAAATGCTTCATCGCGCTGCAACTGATCAAGCCTGGCAATTTTATGCGAAAGATCATTCACAATCCTTAAACGATCATTTGGTGCCGAAATTTCCTCAACTGTATCCAGCATACGCGTAAAGGCAAACTTACTGATCCCCCATGCCATCAGCAAGGCAAAACAGGCCAATAAGAAACCTATAATTACTTTACTTTTTACTGCCCGGAAAAAACGCTTTTGAATTACAGCCGCCATATTTCAGATTATATACCCCCACCACCATTATAAACGGCCTAACAGGTAAAATTGATATCTTTTTATTGTTTACAAATAACGTACCACAAGAAATCTGCACAAAAAACTTTAATTTTATACATCGCCTAATAAAAACCAAACATGAACCGTATCGATCGCCTTTTCGGCATATTAACTCTACTCCAATCTAAAAAATACATTACCGCCGAAAAAATTGCAGAACGGTTTGACATGAGTATCCG is drawn from Pedobacter sp. HDW13 and contains these coding sequences:
- a CDS encoding ATP-binding protein; this encodes MAAVIQKRFFRAVKSKVIIGFLLACFALLMAWGISKFAFTRMLDTVEEISAPNDRLRIVNDLSHKIARLDQLQRDEAFNKQGNYSFLKESRKLRSSLDTLRSLYRGDSAQLVRIKSIKNLLSDRDKQFVNYLKVRETLVNTKSFSDEVQKLNELVATRARQTDSAILTTETTTSTTTVAPEEEKKSRSIFAKIFGKKKSEAYKIINEEFKVKRDTLNAKAEDSIMKSMTGSLKNIEQEQRQKSQKFLKREADLSNASNALTAQMLQILREVEGQAVAQVDLNGIQAKEVVNDGITQITIIILAFFLLTVILLYLILADITRSNKYRKALEQAKDEAEYHGKAKQRFLSNMSHEIRTPLQSILGYAELITQQDVPQKKDIDAIYQSSIHLLQIVNEVLDYNRIISGEFRFNHQVFDIKNVLDEVISVMRPLAEQKSLQLIVDLGLDHLESVKGDAFRLKQILFNLLGNAVKFTLKGEIKLAVSYKKQGNDLHFHFTIQDTGIGFEEKDQAKIFNEFEQIESPEKYIINQAGTGLGLPIVKSLIETQGGRIYVKSKPGIGTTFNIYLKYEHTTERVYNERDLENYTIVNPGTVWVIDDDRLILELCGTIFQKNKIPFRSFTQVADILHAKPEDDLKYVLIDMRMPEMTGFELCHLLRKKLSDSVKFYAITAQVLPEEREMVLSDGFDGLIMKPFRAIDILSIFDKAAILTEQPEFDFSAIEKMTFGDQQLLEKIMDRFKQDSIDDLAAIKAHLEENDQDKSRLIVHRLAGRTGQLGAKTLANSFRLLEIEIAGKGLTRQIKADVSVQIKKLADLIAVMEEMNYTD